The genomic segment CCCCACCCACTCCTCCCCAAAACCTGCTGCAGACGGCCTGTTTCCGGGAGGAGCGAGACGTCCTGGTGAAGGGGGACAGCCGTTGGGTGACTGCCCTGCACTATGCCTTCCAGGATGAGGAGTACCTGGTAAGGATACTCGGCAGGGTCACCTGGGAGCAGAGGAGACAGAGGAGGCCCTCAGGGGCCAGGGACACTGGGTccaaggaaagagaaagagagacctTCCTACTGGGGCCATTTCCACTTCCCACCAGCTCCTGGGCCTGAGACTCCAGCCCTCTCAGAGGCCGCGGGGTAGGCAGGAGGGCTTGGGCCCAGGGAAGGTACCCCTCCCCAACACTGATTctcacctcccccaccccaccaccactcAGTACCTGGTGATGGACTACTATGCCGGAGGGGACCTCCTCACACTGCTGAGCCGCTTCGAGGACCGCCTTCCGTCTGAGCTGGCCCAGTTCTACCTGGCTGAGATGGTGCTGGCCATCCACTCACTGCACCAGCTCGGCTACGTCCACAGGTGGGGCCCTGAAGCCCCCGCTGCCCTGCCAGCTCTGTGGGGGGCTAACATCTGCCGACCATGCACCCAGCACCTGGCATTCCTCACTGATTCCTTTTAATCTTCATTCCAAAAGCATGTGCAATGAGGGCTGCttctgtccccattttacaggtgggaaaATTGTGGTTCAGCACCTGGCCCGAGAGGCTCAGGTGGTAGGTGGCTATGCTGTGGTTTACACTGGGGACATTTGACCCCTGCATCCCTCACATCACTCTGCTGCCTCCAAAGGTCCACCTTATGGGTCCCTTTCCCCAACCTGGCCACTTTCTTCCTCCTTGGGAGCCAGGAAGCCTGGCCAGCAGCCTTCTCTCCCTCCCGCATGCGTGTACCTTGCTCACATGTATGCTTGGGCATATACTGAACACACCTCCACACACACCGGTCAAGTCCTCACCATCCCTGTCCTCCTCAGGGATGTCAAGCCAGACAATGTCCTGCTGGACATGAACGGGCACATCCGCCTGGCCGACTTTGGCTCTTGCCTGCGTCTCAACAACAGCGGCATGGTGAGGACCCTGCCCCCAAGTGGGAGCTCCCTGGGGAAGGGAGGTACAGTGAGGGCCTCAGGCTCCCAGAGGAACAAAGAGCTAGGcccaggccccaggtgaggggcaCCAGGCCAGCTGAGCCCTAAGGGAGTGAAATACCAGGCCCAGGGCCATGGTGAGGGCCCAGCCTGAGGCCATCTTCACGGCGTCGTCAACACCACCACCCACAGGTGGACTCCTCGGTGGCTGTAGGGACACCAGACTACATCTCCCCTGAGATCCTGCAGGCCATGGAGGAGGGCAAGGGCCATTATGGCCCGCAGTGTGACTGGTGGTCTCTGGGAGTCTGCGCCTATGAGCTGCTCTTTGGGGAGACGCCCTTCTACGCTGAGTCCCTGGTGGAAACTTACGGCAAGATCATGAACCATGAGGTTTGGCCGCCAGGATCTGGGGTTCTGGGGAGGGCGGCGGGATGGGCTCCCCAAGTCCATATGGTTGGAGACGCCTGCCGGGGAAGGTGGGATCCTGGACCCATGCACCCTTCTCTGGCTTGGCCTGCAGGATCACCTGCAGTTCCCCCCAGATGTGCCTGACGTGCCAGCCAGTGCCCAAGACCTGATCCGCCAGCTGCTGTGCCGCCAGGAGGAACGTTTGGGACGTGGTGGGCTGGATGACTTCCGCAACCACCCCTTCTTTGAAGGTGTGGACTGGGAGCGGCTGGCAACCAGCACGGCCCCCTACATTCCTGAGCTCCGTGGGCCTGTGGACACCTCCAACTTCGACGTGGATGACGACACCCTCAACCACCCAGTGAGTGGCTGGTCCCACTGCAGGGGAGCTGCTTTGACCCTCGCCGGCCCAGGAACCGCCCAGAAGTTCCCCAGAGTAGTTGCCGGGCTGGGGAGGAGGCCTATGGACCCCAGGGGCTTGAGGGAGTCATGGCTTACCTGGGGTTAGGCTGCACTGAGGTAGGTTGTGCCAAGTGAAGGTCGTTTGACCCCAAATGTCATACTATCAGCCAGAATTCATGGAAGGAAGAGAACTCCCAGCAGCCCCTGGGAGGCCACAACTTCAAGGACTCCAGGGAGCTGTGATCTGTTTGCCCTCCCCCCCGACCCCATGTTAGTTTCCACTAGCTGTGCCCCTGAGCACGGTGAGGAGGTCTTGCCCACTGCCAGGGGGCCTCCCAGTTCTCGAGCCTCAGTCTGGAGCTGTCTGCTGACTCTGACTCTCCTGTGCCTCCTGCAGGGCACCCTGCCACCACCCTCCCATGGGGCTTTCTCAGGTCACCACCTGCCATTTGTGGGCTTCACCTATACCTCGACCAGGTGAGTCCAGCCCTCACTCTCTGGGGTCTTGAGTCCCACCTAGTAGGAAGCTGGAGCTGCCTAGCCTGGCAGATGCTGGGAGTGAAGCCCGTCAAGACCCTGGGAAAGGGGACTGAGTGGCCCACCCATGCCTACATGGTCCAGCAGCTCAGGAAGTAAGCCCTCAGAAGGACAACCCCGATGTCCTCAGGGCCCTCTAGGCCCCAGCCCAGCATTTGGCCCTCACTGCACCTCACAGCAGGCGGGAATGTCCTGGTTTTGGAGCTAGAGGCCTAGAATTAGAAGGGCCCCTACCACTCCCCAAGCCTCATTTGTGCCTCTGTGAAATGAGCAGGATTCTCTCTGCCTGATCTTACCCGCAGGATTGGCCTGAGATCCTGGGTGAGGGCTGCTCCCAGGGTGATTTGCCTCATCGAGGTCCTGGGCGAGGGGTGCTCCCAGGGTGATCTGCCTCATCGAGGTCCTGGGCGAGGGGTGCTCCCAGGATGATCTGCACTAATGGAGTGTTTACTGTGGGCCCCAACCACTGAGTCCCCTTGACAGCCTCAGAAGAGGCCCTGGTGTTGCTGCTATATTGttctctgaggaaactgaggttcagataCATTAGGTGACTGAGGTCACGCAGGGCCGGGGCTGGGACTTGAACCTAGGCCTGGGGGACCTTGTAGCCACTGCCCTGAGATGCCACATGCATCAGCCTGGGCATCTCCTGAGGGGCCTCCCGGTCCCTTGCCCTCCCCTGTGGGCTCTGGACTGATTTGTCTCTTGTCCCAGCATAGAGCTGGGCTGGTCTCGGAACTGGTGCGCAGTGGGTGTTTCTTGGtgggatgaatgaatggatatagGAGGAAGATTTAGAGAGTGGGTTTTTGCTAATTTACATGACCTCTGATCTCCCCCGGCCCTAGTCCTGGTCCTGAGGGCGGCTCCGAGCAGCTGGCTGCCCTGGAGCGGAAGATCATGTGtctggaggaagagaaggcagagctGAGCCGGAAGCTGTATGGTACGGTGGGGAGCCAGTCAGGCAAGGTTGGGCAGGGCAAAGTGGGTCTGACGGAGGGCCGCTGCTGCAGGGCTAGCTGCTCACCTGTGGTGCCTTCTCCCTGGCCAGAGGTCCGGCTGAGCCCCTCAGATCGTCAGGACCTGGAGCAGCTACGAAAAGAAGTGCAGACCCTACGGGAGAGGCTGTCAGGTACCTCCCACCACCTGCCTCCGTCCTCCCCCAGCACACGCTGAGTCAGACCTGGGTTCTAGTCCAGCCCCTGCTCCATGCATGCTGTGCGGTCTCGAGGAAGTATCTGAAGCTTTCTGAGCCTGCATGTGAACGGTGGCCAGGAGACTCACCTCCTAGGCTGGGACAACGTTTCCATGAGATGCTACCTGTAGAGTGCCGGCTGAGGCTGGGCAGTCCATACATGTGGTCTTAGTGACTGTTTCTGGCAGAGACACTGAAGGAGAGGGATGGCAAAGCCCCCTTGTCCCAGATGGATAGGCCCCCTGCTGACAGCCCAGGCCAGGCCAGTGACCTACGTCAGGAGAGAGACCAGCTCCGCCAGGTGAGGGCTGGTAGATGAGTGACCAGGCTTTGTGCTGAAGAGGTCTGTGCACTGACCCAGGCCTTGTACTCCCCACCCCTGACTCCCAGGAGctggctgaggctcagagagggcttCGGGCACTGGAGCAGGAGCTGTGCCGAGCccagcagcagcaggaggagCTGTTCCAGAGGCTGCAGGAGGCCCAGGAGAGAGAGGTGGCCACGGCCAGCCAGACCCAGGCCCTGAGCTCCCAGCTGGAGGAAGCCTGGGATGCCCGGAGAGAGGTGGGTGCTGGGTGAGGTGGGCAGGGGGAGCAGGAGGGCCCTGCCTCTCGACCTCCATTGTGTCTGAAGGAAGCTGGGAAGCTCCATGGGGAGTGCTGGGAACACAGTGTGCCTTTGTACCCCCACTGTGGCTGGCCGAGGCCTGAGTGAGGGGAAAGACTGGTCAGCTGCCTCCTCACTCCCACCCTGGCTGGCAGAGCCTGAGAGTCTGTTGCAAGCGGGGGAGATGGGCCAGGGTAGGCACCATCTGCATTGCCTGCCTCTGTATCCCATCACAGCTGGAGGCCCAGGTGGCCAGCCTGAGCCAGGAGGTGACTCAGCTGCAGAGACAGTGGGAGCGGAGCCTTGAGAAGGAGTCGACCTCAGTCAAGGTAGTGAGGCCCAGCCCCCTCGCCAAGAGGCGTGACCCTCAGGCTGACCCCACTCAGGGTCTGCAGATCCTGATCCCTCTCCATGTTCTCAAGACTGTCCACACAGCCTCTGAGACCAATGGCACGGGACCACCCGGGGGTGGGCTGCAGGAGGCCCAGCTTCAGAAGGAGGTGGCTGCCCTACGTGTGCAGCTGGACCAGGCCCGCAGTCAGGGGTGAGCCGGGTGGCCAGGGAGGGTGGGCTGGGGTCGGGGGTGGGCAAGCCAGGGCCGTGGCCTGGAGCTAGCTCACCCCCTTGGCCCTTGCCTCCCCAGGCCGAGTGGGAAGGAGGAGGTCCTGTGCCGGCTGCAGGAGGAGAACCAGCGGCTGAGCCGGGAGCAAGAGCGGGTGAGCAGGGGTGGACACAGAGCAGCATGGATAGACACACCATGGCACAGAGGTGGGGAGCCAGCCGGGTGGGTGGTCAGAGCTGCCAGGGTCCTGGGGCAGGATGGCTTCCTGCCATGGCTCACAGCTGGTGTGCAAGCTGCAGCGGGTGAGCCAGGGTGGACGGCGCAAGGCCCAGGGGTGCTGGGAGGACAGATGGCAGACGGGGCTGCCAGCCCCTGGGGGCTGACCCCCACCTTCCCACCCTGCCCACAGCTGGCGGAAGAGCTGGAGCAGGAGCAGCAGAGTAAGCAGCGGCTGGAGGGGGAGCGGCGGGAGACAGAGAGCAACTGGGAGGCCCAGATCGCCGACATCCTCAGCTGGTGGGCACCCGCTgggctgggcctgggcctgggtgGGGCTGAGGGCCTGGACCGTGACCCTGAGCCCTTTCCCAACCAGGGTGAATGATGAGAAGGTCTCAAGGGGGTACCTGCAGGCCCTAGCCACCAAGATGGCAGAGGAGCTGGAGTCCTTGCGGAATGTGGGCACCCAGACGCTCCCTGCCCGGCCACTGGTAAGCCCAGAAACACCCTGGGGGTGCAGGAATCTCATCAGGCAGGTGGGGGGCAGACACTGAACTCACAAGCTCACAGCGGGTGAGTGGCCCAGCTGCAGCCTTAAGCCCGGCCAGGTAGCGTGGGGAGCAGCATGCGCTGGCAAGAGGGTACCTCTGAGGCAGCCGGGCCCAGAAGGCATCTTAAATGGGTCCCCTGTGGCCACCAGGACCACCAGTGGAAGGCACGGCGGCTGCAGAAAATGGAGGCCTCGGCCCGGCTGGAGCTGCAGTCGGCACtggaggccgagatccgggccaAGCAGGGCCTGCAGGAGCGGCTGACGCAGGTGCAGGAAGCCCAGTTGCGGGCCGAGAGGTGAGGCCGGGCAGGCACAGCACAGGCTGGGTGCCAGGGAGAGGCCTGTGGTGAGCCTGCTGTGTCCTTCCCCAGCCGTCTGCAGGAGGCTGAGAAGCAGAACCAGGGCCTGCAGCAGGAGCTGGCTGCACTGCAGGAGGAGCTGCAAGCTCGCGGGCCAGGGGGTGAGTGGCTGTCTGCATGCCTTCCTGGGGTGAGCCCTCCCTGGTAGCCTCATAGTCACCAAGCGGGTTCCTCAGCAGCTTGCAAGGCTAAGAAACAGGAGTTTGTCCTGGACCCCGCCATCTGTCCCCAGCACTGACTGAGCACTTGCTGTGTATAGCCCCTACCACAGTCTGTGACAGCTCCCCCATTTGACCGAGGTGGAAACCAAGGCCCCATTGGCCCCTGGTTCCTGAGGAACAAGTGTTAGGGCTCGGCGAGGGACCCCACCCCCAGTGACCCTGTCCTCTGTTTCCAGACACCAAGCCACTGAACACCCTGCTTCCCTTCCTGTCCTTCTGGAGCTCAGAGGTAAGGACCAGGGAGGGCCGTGGAGGGGGGCCAGGAAGAGCAGCACCAGGCCTTGACACTGCCCCCACACTGCCCTCCGTCCCCAGAAGGACTCCGCCAAGGACTCTGGTGTCTCAGGAGAGGCTTCGAGGTCAGGGCTGGAGCCAGAGCTGAGGCCAGAGGGCCGCCGCAGCCTGCGCATGGGGGTGAGACAGGCGGAGTCCTGGAGTTGGGGGGCCAGGCCCCACCCCCTCTGCCCCACACCCTTCACCTGTTTGCTCACGCACTGCCCCCCCCACCTGCAGGCTGTGTTCTCCAGGGTACCTGCTGCCACCACAGCCCCTGCAGACAGTCCTCCTGCTAAGGTCAGTGCCCCAAGGGGCCACGTGGGCGGGCGGGCTAGACTGTTCTGCCAGGCTTCCAAGGACCTGCTTGGGTTCCTCCATGGCCTGGTCTTGGTCAGGTGGCTGCATCTACCCTCCAAGAGCCCCTTCTCCATCATGGCCACCAAAAGCAGAGTATGGCCagagtggcaatgagtttgagtACTGCTATAGATTTACTGGCCACCCGGGCCCAGCTCCCCCAACCTGTGGGCCACTCTCAGGGATGGGTGTGGGGCCTGGGGAAGCTATGGTCAGGCTTGGAGTGATGGCATGTCCCATCGTCCCCAGCCCGGCTCACATGTGCTGCGTCCCCGgaccttcccctcccccaccaagtGTCTCCACTGCACCTCGCTGATGCTAGGCCTGGGCCGCCAGGGCCTCGGGTGTGACGGTGAGAGCCCCACGCGTTCACACTCCCGCACCCTTTGGTGGGGGGAAACGTGTTAGAGGTGGGAGGCTCCCTGGGCCTGACAGCCAGGCAGCTTTTCTCACCCCTGGGTCACGGGTGCCTCCTGAGCCACCTCTCCTACTTCCTAGGTTTTTTTGTCTCCCTAGATGGGAATTGGTTCCGGTTCATCAAGGCCTCAGGGAAACCGTGGGTGGGAGTGACCAGAGGCCAAGCCATCCTTCCGGTGCTCACCATCTGCCCTCCTGTTTTCCCCACAGCCTGCAGCTACTTCTGCCACTCAATGTGTGCCCCACAGGCCCCCCTCTGCCCTGTGCCCCCTGACCTCCTCCGCACGGCCCTGGGAGTGCACCCTGAGACGGGCACTGGCACTGCCTATGAGGGCTTCCTGTCGGTGAGCTGGGGCAGGGAGACAGGGAGACGGGGAGGGGGCTGAGGGCCTGCGTGGGCCCCACCACGCCTGCCTCTCCCCAGGTGCCTCGGCCCTCGGGCGTCCGACGTGGCTGGCAGCGGGTCTTTGCTGCTGTCAGTGACTCGCGCCTACTGCTGTTTGATGCCCCTGACCCACGGCTCAGCCCGGCCAGTGGGGCCTTCCTGCAGGCACTGGATCTGAGGTGGGTGCTGGCAGTGGCGTGGGGCAAGAGACTAGTGGGTGAGGGGGATGGCCAGGGCATTGCGACCTCTGACCTGCTCCATGGACATCCCAGGGATCCCCAGTTCTCAGCCACCCCCGTCCTGGCCTCTGATGTTATCCACGCCCAATCCAGGGACCTGCCACGCATCTTTAGGGTGAGTGCCTGGTGGGCCAGCCAGGCTTCATCCCCTCCaatcccatccccactccagccACTTTTCTCCAGCCCCTTGCTGCCTCCTCAGCTTTTGTGTGGACAGCAACAATAGCCTCTATTCTGGCACCTGCATCTACCACCCACCCTGCAGCCCCAATGAGCTTTCCATATGTGAATCTGGCCATGCGCTGCCTTGTTAGGACCTTCGTGGCTCCCACTGTCCTCAGACCCCATGGGTCTGCCCCTCCTGACCTCCCCAGCCTCCCCTTGACGCCTCTGCTCCGGCCGTGCTGTGCTTCCTGAGGTTCTAAGAGTGCCCTCACCTCTTGGCCCCTACAcattctgttccctctgcctggaattgccatccccctcccagccccctggaaaccctagtggcgcagtggttaagagctacggctgctaaccaaaaggtcagcagttcgaatccaccgggcgctccttggaaactctatggggcagttctactctgtcctatagggtcgctatgagtcggaatcaactctatggcaataggtttgcttttggtttggtcccaaCCCCCTAGCCCCTTACCCACCTCGACTTACTCCTGGTCATAGCACTTGTCCCTCAGGCTCCAGCTGACAGGTCTCTTCCCTGGGAAGTCTTCCTGCACCTCTTGGTCTGGGTTAGGGTGCTCTCCCCTGTATTCCCACTATGCCTCATCCTTCCCTATCACAGCACTGACCATGGCTCTCTGAAATTGTCCGTGTGCTTGTTGGACTCCCATCTGGATTATGACCCACAGTATGACTGTGCCTAGCCCTGCACCTGGTGGAAAGAGGGAAGTGGGAGGATGGCTGGCCCTGGGCCTGGTCTCTTGCCCCTGGCCCCTCCAGCCTGGGTCCCTGCCTACAGGTGACTGCCTCTCAGCTGGCAGTGCCGCCCACCACATGCACCGTGCTGCTGCTAGCAGAGAGCGAGGGCGAGCGGGAGCGCTGGCTGCAGGTGCTGGGTGAGCTGCAGCGGCTGCTACAGGACGTACGGCCACAGCCCCGACCTGTGTACACCCTCAAGGAAGCCTACGACAACGGGCTGCCGCTGCTGCCCCACACGCTCTGCGCCGCCATCATCGGTGAGCCCATAGGGACTGTGGGGACAGTGCAGGCCCAGGCACGGTCACGAGGGCCACCATTGCTGCCTAGTCCCTGCAGCCATCAGCAGGAGCCTGTGGCCTTGCTGCCCACACTTGTGTCCTCTGCAAGCCTCCTCCGGGCATAGCTGTGTGAGGAGCCCTGGGGGGCAAGGGCCTGACTTCTCATCACTccatttctctgtgcctcagtttctccttttTCTAAAAGAGATCCTCATGTGAGTGGAAACAAACAAGGGTCCTGGTGCTCCTACTGCCAGCTGGGTGGCCACGGGCAGCTGTGTGACTGCTCCAGGCCTCCCTCCATCTCCTGAGGATCTATTAATTCCTGCAGCTGCCAGAGCAAGTTCCCACTGGGTGGCTTAAACACCAGACATTCCTCCCctcccagttctggaggctagaagtctgaaatcaaggtgtcgcaAGGGAAGACTTTAGGGGGGAGAATCTGTTCTGTGCTTTTCTTTTAGCTTCGGGTGTTGCTGGCAATGcttggtgctccttggcttgtagactccgtcactccaatctctgtctccaCCATCACGTGGTAttctccctgtgtctctgtgtcttttttcTTGTCATGAGGATACCAGTCATTGGATTAAgcacccaccctgctccagtatgacctcaaaaccaaacccattgctgtcgagtaaattccaactcacagtgaccctctaggagagagcagaactatcccatagggtttccaaggagcagctggtggattcgaactgccagccttttggttagcagctgaactcttaaccactgtgccaccagggctccagtatgcCCTCATCTTTACTCATTATgtctaacccactgccgtcaactcAGTCCAgctgatagcgaccctacaggacagagcagaactgccctatagggcttccaaggctgtaatctttaaggaagcaggctgccccatctttctccctcagagcagccggtgggatcaaaccaccaacctttcggttagcagctgagtgttttaaccagtgcaccactagggctccttctaatTATATCTGCCATAACTCTatctccaaataaggtcacattctgagatccagggaaggacatgaattttggggggacaaaaaatatatattttttattcaacTCAATagctccctgggtggtggaaacagtttgcactcgactgctaacctaaaggttgatggtttaaacccatccagtggcaccatggaagaaaggcctggcaatctgcttctgtaaagattacagtccagaaaaccctgtggagcagttctgtgtaacacatggggtctctgtcagtcggaactgactccagggAAGGGTCTGGTTTATTGAGCCCAGTACAGTGGGGCTGCCACGAAGTTCACTATACTCAGCAGGGCCTCCATTATTGACAGCTGGAAAAGAAAGGAGTGGAAGCTCTGCTCCTTGGCTTCTCCCGGCAGCTGAGGCCCTGAGCCAGCCCCTGCCCTTGGGGAGCTGGGATCTCTCCCAGCAGTCACTCAGGGTGGAGCCACAGGATAGACTGTGTGGGACCCCGGGGCCAGTCAGAGCCAGAGCGGATGAGGGCACTTGCTGAGCAGGGACAACTGTGGGTCAGGACTCTGTTGAATATAATCTATACTGCCTCAGCTCTTCCTCATAGCAGCTCTGTGACGAAAGTACCATTGACCCCATTACACAaggggaaaccaaggctcagagagggggaGTGACTTACTCCAAATTCCAAAGCTCAAGATGGTGGGCCTCTGACCTTGACCCCTGCTCCCCATTAAAGCCAGTCCAGATTCTGGGAGAGAAGGGTCCAGTGAGGCAGGGACGGTGGGATCACTGTCCCCATTTCCCCAAGAGAAACTAAGGTCCAGCAAGGAACGGTCTACCCAGGCTCCCTGCCAGTGGACAGGCCCTCTGACCTCTGACCCTCTCCCAGACCAGGAACGGCTTGCTCTGGGCACTGAGGAGGGGCTGTTTGTGATCCACCTACACACCAACGGTACCTGCCCCCCTGGGCCAGGGTGGGTGTGGGTGGGGGTCGGCCCCAGAGGACTGGGCTGCTCCTTATCCACTAGTTGGTGATGCCCTCCCTTCTGCAGACATCTTCCAGGTGGGCGAGTGTCGGCGGGTGCAGCGGCTGGCCATGAGCCCCACTGTGGGTCTCCTGGTGGTACTGTGCGGCCGCGGCCCCAGCGTGCGCCTCTTCGCCCTGGCCGAGCTGGAGAATACAGAAGCCACGGGTGCCAAGATCACTGAGTCACGAGGCTGCCAGGCACTGGCAGCTGGGCGCATCCTGCAGGCCCGCACCCCTGTGCTTTGTGTAGCTGTCAAGCGCCAGGTGCTCTGCTACCAGCTGGGGCCGGGCCCAGGGCCCTGGCAGCACCGAATCCGGGAACTGCAGGCACCTGCACCTGTGCAGAGCCTGGGGCTGCTGGGCGACCGGCTGTGTGTGGGCGCGGCTGGGGCCTTCACCCTCTACCCGCTGCTCAACGAGGCTGCACCCTTAGCGCTGGGGGCCGGGCTGGTGCCTGAGGAGCTACCACCGTCTCGCGGGGGCCTGGGCGAAGCGCTAGGTGCTGTGGAGCTCAGCCTCAGTGAGTTGCTGCTGCTCTTCACCACTGCCGGGGTCTACGTGGATAGTGCTGGCCGCAAGTCTCGAGGCCACGAACTGCTGTGGCCAGCAGCCCCCACGGGCTGGGGTaaggcctggggagggtggggctgGGCTGGACTCCAGGCACCTACTGTGTACCCCACTTGGCAGAGTGAGATGGGGTTCCAGCCAAGCTCCTGGCCCCGCAACAGAGGCCCTTCACACCCTGACTCCTGGTGCCCCTTGGCTACTTGCATGGGCCCTTCCTCTTCCACACCTCAGTCCATGCTTTACCCCTTCTGGAGCTGCTTTCCTTTTTGTACCTGGCAGAGCTTAACCAAGTCCAGCTCCAGTTTCGGCTCAGCCTGGAGCGGGCAGGCACTCCATACACAAGGACCGTGGTTGTTGTCATCGTCCTTACTGCTTTCATTCTCCCTGCCTCACCCTCCCCCATCTTTGGGACATGCCTCGTCTTTGTTCCCTCACCCCTTTGTTCAGGCCTCTGTCCTGGTCTTTATCACCTTCTACTGTAATGATGGGCTTGGTGCACTGGGTGGGGACTGCTGAATGGGCTGGGCTGCTTCCTTCATCCACGTTCAGCACTGGCCCAGGCAAGCACACCCAGGGGCTCTGAATATTTGGGGAgtgaatgatgaatgaatgaatgaacgattTGGGCAATGGGGGAGTCCGGCATTCACCAGTAATTGGTGTGATGGGGTAAGGcctggaagaaaggaaggatggCGTTCCCATCACAAGCTATGGCTCTTCCCAGGGTGGGGCCTGTGAGTTGGGTGTAACAGACATTCAGCACATGGGCCTGGGTGGCAGACTGACGGGTCCAAACCCCAGCTCTGGTTCACCTGCTGGGTGACTGGCCATCACTGAGCTCCGAAGTTcccgtttcctcatctgtgagttAGAAGTGATAACAGTACCTACTCAGAGCTGTTTGAGAATTAAGGGAGGGAAAACGGCAAGTGTTGAGAACTGTGCCCTATGTGCAATGGGCTTGTTATTTGTGCTGTATTGTGGAGTTTGGGTGTGGTCACCAGGATTGTTCTCAGACAAAGACAGGGGAAGTTACTGTGCTGTTGCTGCGCACAGGGTGTTCCCCTGATGCAGAGAAGAAAACATGCTCAGAGAGGTGCTCGCCTCGCCAGAGGCTGCACAGCACAGGCAGTTTCCCACCCTGCAGGTTACGCAGCCCCCTACCTGACAGTGTTCAGTGAGAACTCCATCGATGTGTTTGACGTGAGGAGAGCAGAATGGGTGCAGACCATGCCACTCAAGAAGGTCAGGGCCTCCCCAGACCCTGGGCTGGACTGGGGGTCGGGTTGCAATGTGGCAGCATGACCCGACCTCTGCCTGCTGCCTCAGGTGCGACCCCTGAACCCAGAGGGCTCCCTGTTCCTCTATGGCACCGAGAAGGTTCGCCTGACCTACCTCAGGAACCGGCTGGCAGGTGAGGGAATGTGCGCGTGTGTACGTGCGTGCACCTCTATGTGCAAGTGTTCCTCCTGTGTGCCTTCACCTGTGCACACGTGTGACCGTGAGAGCCAGCGGACTGGGGACTTGGGAGCACTACCCAGCTCTGTTCTTCCCACAGAGAAGGACGAGTTCGACATCCCCGACCTCACGGACAACAGCCGGCGCCAGCTCTTCCGCACCAAGAGCAAACGCCGCTTCTTCTTCCGTGTATCGGAggagcagcggcagcagcagcgcAGGTGCGCGTGCGTGAGGCGGGGGCTTGGGGGGGCGGAGCCTCCTCCTACTCTGGGGCCGGGGCGGAGCTCAGGGCAGGAGGGCGGGGGGTGCGGCCCCCTTCCCACATTTCTGTTGGCCCTCAGGGAGATGCTGAAGGATCCCTTCGTGCGTTCCAAGCTCATCTCACCGCCAACCAACTTCAACCACCTGGTGCACGTGGGCGCCACCGACGGGAAGCCCACTGCCAGGGGCCTGGCCCGGGTGAGTACTGCGGAGCCAATCACAGGCCTCGCTGGTGAGCTCAAGCCAATCGCAGGCCCCCCTGGTGAGACTGAGCCAATCGCAGGCCTCCCTGGTGAGACTGAGCCAATCGCAGGCCTCTGGTGAGCTTGAGCCGATCGCAAGCCTCCCTGGTGAGCTCGCGCCAATGGTAGACCTGTGATTACCTGGGCTCCTGGCCTGTGACTCATTGCT from the Loxodonta africana isolate mLoxAfr1 chromosome 7, mLoxAfr1.hap2, whole genome shotgun sequence genome contains:
- the CDC42BPG gene encoding serine/threonine-protein kinase MRCK gamma isoform X3 translates to MCLCLTVLSPAPVMHMHTHVCLHTCVLLPVCLWHLCLGSQRGDLSVDISRASPFVSKVKELRLQRDDFEILKVIGRGAFGEVAVVRQRDSGQIFAMKMLHKWEMLKRAETACFREERDVLVKGDSRWVTALHYAFQDEEYLYLVMDYYAGGDLLTLLSRFEDRLPSELAQFYLAEMVLAIHSLHQLGYVHRDVKPDNVLLDMNGHIRLADFGSCLRLNNSGMVDSSVAVGTPDYISPEILQAMEEGKGHYGPQCDWWSLGVCAYELLFGETPFYAESLVETYGKIMNHEDHLQFPPDVPDVPASAQDLIRQLLCRQEERLGRGGLDDFRNHPFFEGVDWERLATSTAPYIPELRGPVDTSNFDVDDDTLNHPGTLPPPSHGAFSGHHLPFVGFTYTSTSPGPEGGSEQLAALERKIMCLEEEKAELSRKLYEVRLSPSDRQDLEQLRKEVQTLRERLSETLKERDGKAPLSQMDRPPADSPGQASDLRQERDQLRQELAEAQRGLRALEQELCRAQQQQEELFQRLQEAQEREVATASQTQALSSQLEEAWDARRELEAQVASLSQEVTQLQRQWERSLEKESTSVKTVHTASETNGTGPPGGGLQEAQLQKEVAALRVQLDQARSQGPSGKEEVLCRLQEENQRLSREQERLAEELEQEQQSKQRLEGERRETESNWEAQIADILSWVNDEKVSRGYLQALATKMAEELESLRNVGTQTLPARPLDHQWKARRLQKMEASARLELQSALEAEIRAKQGLQERLTQVQEAQLRAESRLQEAEKQNQGLQQELAALQEELQARGPGDTKPLNTLLPFLSFWSSEKDSAKDSGVSGEASRSGLEPELRPEGRRSLRMGAVFSRVPAATTAPADSPPAKPGSHVLRPRTFPSPTKCLHCTSLMLGLGRQGLGCDACSYFCHSMCAPQAPLCPVPPDLLRTALGVHPETGTGTAYEGFLSVPRPSGVRRGWQRVFAAVSDSRLLLFDAPDPRLSPASGAFLQALDLRDPQFSATPVLASDVIHAQSRDLPRIFRVTASQLAVPPTTCTVLLLAESEGERERWLQVLGELQRLLQDVRPQPRPVYTLKEAYDNGLPLLPHTLCAAIIDQERLALGTEEGLFVIHLHTNDIFQVGECRRVQRLAMSPTVGLLVVLCGRGPSVRLFALAELENTEATGAKITESRGCQALAAGRILQARTPVLCVAVKRQVLCYQLGPGPGPWQHRIRELQAPAPVQSLGLLGDRLCVGAAGAFTLYPLLNEAAPLALGAGLVPEELPPSRGGLGEALGAVELSLSELLLLFTTAGVYVDSAGRKSRGHELLWPAAPTGWGYAAPYLTVFSENSIDVFDVRRAEWVQTMPLKKVRPLNPEGSLFLYGTEKVRLTYLRNRLAGEGMCACVRACTSMCKCSSCVPSPVHTCDRESQRTGDLGALPSSVLPTEKDEFDIPDLTDNSRRQLFRTKSKRRFFFRVSEEQRQQQRREMLKDPFVRSKLISPPTNFNHLVHVGATDGKPTARGLARVPEEKGRGARSSGPQRPHSFSEASRRPASMDSDTLAGDVDPMKRKPRTSLSSESVSCPQGSLSPAASLTQLCVTHQRAPAGAWQQAGSSVPAVWP